The proteins below are encoded in one region of Aquisphaera giovannonii:
- a CDS encoding glucosamine-6-phosphate deaminase gives MSGPGPDLLVKPPSRFAVDSLQVVVHEDRAQAGRAAAMEVGRAIRRRQEEAGRANVLFAAAPSQDAFLAGLVAAKDVDWSRVVGLHMDEYLGLKADHPASFRRYLQERLFRLVGLDASRLRLIPGERADRPLRTCLEYEEVLLNEPPDIVCAGIGENGHLAFNDPPVADFLDPVLVKPVRLDAACRKQQVHDGGFGHIDDVPTHALTLTIPALMRAPVLSVVVTGPRKADAVLNTLRGPVAESCPASILRRHKSATLHLDREAAKLVS, from the coding sequence ATGAGCGGCCCCGGCCCCGATCTGCTCGTCAAGCCGCCGTCGCGATTCGCCGTCGATTCCCTCCAGGTCGTCGTCCACGAGGACCGGGCCCAGGCCGGCCGGGCCGCGGCCATGGAGGTCGGCCGGGCGATCCGCCGCCGCCAGGAGGAGGCGGGGCGGGCCAACGTCCTCTTCGCGGCCGCGCCCAGCCAGGACGCCTTCCTCGCCGGCCTCGTCGCCGCCAAGGACGTGGACTGGTCCCGGGTCGTCGGCCTGCACATGGACGAGTACCTCGGGCTCAAGGCCGACCACCCCGCCTCGTTCCGCCGGTACCTCCAGGAGCGCCTCTTCCGCCTCGTCGGCCTGGACGCATCCCGCCTCCGCCTCATCCCCGGCGAGCGCGCCGACCGCCCCCTGCGGACCTGCCTGGAATACGAGGAGGTCCTCCTGAACGAGCCGCCGGACATCGTCTGCGCGGGGATCGGCGAGAACGGGCACCTCGCGTTCAACGACCCGCCGGTCGCCGACTTCCTGGATCCGGTCCTCGTCAAGCCCGTCCGCCTGGACGCCGCCTGCCGCAAGCAGCAGGTCCACGACGGCGGCTTCGGCCACATCGACGACGTCCCCACCCACGCCCTGACCCTCACGATCCCCGCCCTGATGCGGGCCCCGGTCCTCTCCGTGGTCGTCACCGGTCCCCGCAAGGCCGACGCCGTGCTCAACACCCTCCGCGGCCCGGTCGCCGAGTCCTGCCCCGCCTCCATCCTCCGCCGCCACAAGTCCGCCACCCTCCACCTCGACCGCGAGGCGGCGAAGCTGGTGAGCTGA
- a CDS encoding DUF4365 domain-containing protein, translating to MTVSKKASQTKMQAARKRRTREHVIEALSVAHLQYFVANAGFTMASSKEDYGYDLVVTTFDRDGYMDPMAVYVQLKASERLTPLADGVSYCFDLDVRDDNQWADEINPVFLILYEASSIRAYWLYFQEYLRQAGGPKPKKGARTIRVRVPKGNRVKTSFFRHARHLKQKVHAELGGGKADA from the coding sequence GTGACCGTGTCGAAGAAAGCCTCCCAGACGAAGATGCAGGCGGCCCGCAAGAGGCGGACGCGCGAGCACGTCATCGAGGCCCTCAGCGTGGCGCACCTGCAGTACTTCGTCGCCAATGCGGGATTCACGATGGCGTCGTCCAAGGAGGATTACGGCTACGACCTGGTCGTCACGACGTTCGATCGCGATGGGTACATGGACCCGATGGCCGTCTACGTCCAATTGAAGGCCTCCGAGCGCCTGACGCCTCTCGCCGACGGCGTCAGCTACTGCTTCGACCTTGACGTTCGCGACGACAATCAATGGGCGGATGAGATCAATCCGGTGTTCCTGATCCTCTATGAGGCGTCCTCGATCCGAGCCTACTGGCTCTACTTCCAGGAATACTTGCGACAGGCGGGCGGGCCCAAGCCGAAGAAGGGCGCGAGGACGATCCGCGTCCGCGTGCCGAAGGGAAATCGGGTCAAGACGAGCTTCTTCCGGCATGCCAGGCATCTCAAGCAGAAGGTGCATGCCGAGCTGGGCGGGGGGAAGGCCGATGCTTAA
- a CDS encoding IS481 family transposase: MPWKDVSLMSQRLEFVALAAAEGANVRELCRRFAISPKTAYKWIARHRDGGDDALADRPRRPASSPARCPGDLEAAVLRLRDDHPAWGGRKLRARLAAMGMAAVPAASTITAILRRHGRLDPAASAAATPWVRFEHDAPNRLWQMDFKGHFAAGAGRCHPLTILDDHSRYAVGLYACGDQREATVRRLLEATFRAHGLPERILCDNGSPWGPCGGEARHTGLTVWLLRLGVGVSHGRPFHPQTQGKDERFHRTLKAEVIQGRAFRDLEACRSGFEAWRETYNHRRPHEALGLAVPASRYRMSERPYPEAPPSWEYGPGDAVRKVACDGTISFRGRRAVLGKAFRGERVAVRPADADGSFGVYFGVHRVAGIDLRAHNDLH, translated from the coding sequence ATGCCCTGGAAGGATGTGTCGCTCATGTCCCAGCGCCTCGAGTTCGTCGCCCTGGCCGCCGCCGAGGGGGCCAACGTCCGCGAGTTGTGCCGCCGCTTCGCCATCAGCCCCAAGACCGCCTACAAGTGGATCGCCCGCCACCGCGATGGCGGCGACGACGCCCTGGCCGACCGCCCCCGCCGCCCGGCCTCCTCGCCGGCCCGCTGCCCGGGGGACCTCGAGGCCGCCGTCCTGCGCCTCCGCGACGACCACCCCGCCTGGGGCGGCCGCAAGCTCCGCGCCCGCCTCGCCGCCATGGGGATGGCGGCCGTCCCGGCCGCCAGCACCATCACCGCCATCCTCCGCCGCCACGGCCGGCTCGACCCGGCCGCCTCCGCGGCGGCGACGCCCTGGGTGCGCTTCGAGCACGACGCCCCCAACCGCCTCTGGCAGATGGACTTCAAGGGCCACTTCGCCGCCGGGGCCGGCCGCTGCCACCCGCTGACGATCCTCGACGACCACTCGCGCTACGCCGTGGGCCTCTACGCCTGCGGCGACCAGCGCGAGGCCACGGTGCGCCGCCTCCTGGAGGCCACCTTCCGCGCCCACGGCCTGCCCGAGCGGATCCTCTGCGACAACGGCTCGCCCTGGGGCCCCTGCGGCGGCGAGGCGCGGCACACGGGCCTGACGGTGTGGCTGCTGCGGCTGGGCGTCGGCGTCAGCCACGGCCGCCCGTTCCACCCCCAGACCCAGGGCAAGGACGAGCGGTTCCACCGCACCCTCAAGGCGGAGGTCATCCAGGGGCGGGCCTTCCGCGACCTGGAGGCCTGCCGGTCCGGCTTCGAGGCGTGGCGCGAGACCTACAACCACCGGCGGCCGCACGAGGCGCTGGGGCTGGCGGTGCCGGCGAGCCGCTACCGCATGAGCGAGCGGCCCTACCCCGAGGCGCCCCCCTCGTGGGAGTACGGCCCCGGCGACGCGGTGCGGAAGGTGGCCTGCGACGGGACCATCAGCTTCCGCGGCCGCCGGGCCGTCCTGGGCAAGGCGTTCCGCGGCGAGCGCGTGGCCGTGCGGCCGGCCGACGCCGACGGCTCCTTCGGCGTCTACTTCGGCGTCCACCGGGTTGCCGGCATCGACCTCCGGGCGCACAATGACCTCCACTGA
- a CDS encoding Uma2 family endonuclease, whose amino-acid sequence MATTIGQAAASPRGGRVRFSAAEFERMLDAGLFEGRHVELLDGEVYEVTKNPPHDFAVGAVADALKAVLPAGYHVREEKSIASWGRWRPEPDVTVARGDRRRYEARRPAPGDLALVVEVCDTSAQDRTKKPKGYAAAGIPVYGILDLNRRLLEVHTLARGPEAAGRYDTPAILAEDESAELVLDGAVVARLPIADLLPRRPESPEP is encoded by the coding sequence ATGGCGACGACGATCGGGCAGGCCGCGGCATCGCCCCGAGGCGGCCGGGTGCGGTTCTCGGCGGCCGAGTTCGAACGGATGCTGGACGCCGGCCTGTTCGAGGGGCGGCACGTCGAGCTCCTGGACGGTGAGGTCTACGAGGTGACGAAGAACCCGCCGCATGATTTCGCGGTGGGTGCGGTCGCCGATGCGCTCAAGGCCGTGTTGCCGGCCGGCTATCACGTGCGGGAGGAGAAGTCGATCGCCTCCTGGGGGCGCTGGCGGCCGGAGCCCGACGTGACGGTGGCACGCGGGGACAGGCGGCGATACGAGGCCCGTCGACCCGCCCCCGGGGATCTGGCCCTCGTGGTCGAGGTCTGCGACACCTCGGCGCAGGACCGGACGAAGAAGCCGAAGGGATACGCGGCGGCGGGCATCCCGGTGTACGGGATCCTGGACCTGAACCGCCGGCTCCTGGAGGTCCACACCCTCGCCCGGGGCCCCGAGGCCGCAGGCCGGTATGACACCCCCGCGATCCTCGCCGAGGACGAGTCCGCCGAGCTCGTGCTGGACGGGGCCGTCGTCGCCCGCCTCCCCATCGC